One Natronosalvus halobius genomic region harbors:
- a CDS encoding acyl-CoA dehydrogenase family protein, producing MVEIPIDTVELSAQQHLVQDSIRGICSEFDEEYWRQKDRDGEYPSEFAEMLADGGWFGILIPEEYGGAGMGTPETVVMFEEIAANGGGFSAAQAIHGGIYNSAPLVKYGSEELKEDLLPRVAEGETAIQSFGLTEPNAGSDSTAMETTAERDGDEYVINGQKIWISRVDESDYILLMARTTPREEVDKRTRGISMFLVDIENALDGGGLEMKSIPKTASNFVHSFELWFNDLRIPAENLVGEEGNGFYQMLDGLNEERLVIAAECIGLGELAIDSGVRYAREREVFGRQIGKNQAIQHPFAEAYANVQAAKSLTYTAANAVANGSEREIGTRANMAKFLAAEAAFDAADAAVQAHGGFGVAREYDVERYFREARLTRLVPIAQQLVLNYIGEKVLGLPRSY from the coding sequence ATGGTCGAGATTCCGATAGATACTGTAGAGCTGTCTGCACAGCAGCACCTGGTCCAGGACAGCATTCGTGGCATCTGCAGCGAGTTCGACGAAGAGTACTGGCGGCAGAAGGACAGAGACGGGGAGTACCCGAGCGAATTTGCCGAGATGCTGGCCGACGGGGGCTGGTTCGGCATCCTCATCCCCGAGGAGTACGGCGGTGCCGGGATGGGAACCCCTGAGACCGTCGTCATGTTCGAAGAGATCGCAGCGAACGGCGGCGGGTTCAGCGCGGCTCAGGCAATCCACGGCGGTATTTATAACAGCGCACCGCTAGTCAAGTACGGCAGCGAGGAACTGAAGGAGGACTTGCTCCCCAGGGTCGCCGAGGGGGAGACGGCAATCCAGTCGTTCGGACTCACTGAGCCAAACGCGGGGTCTGACTCGACAGCGATGGAAACCACCGCCGAGAGGGATGGCGACGAATACGTCATCAACGGGCAGAAGATTTGGATCTCTCGGGTTGACGAGAGTGACTACATCCTGTTGATGGCCCGAACGACGCCCAGGGAGGAGGTCGACAAACGGACGCGGGGGATTTCGATGTTCCTCGTCGACATCGAGAACGCGCTTGATGGAGGCGGTCTGGAGATGAAGTCTATTCCGAAGACGGCAAGCAACTTCGTCCACTCCTTCGAACTCTGGTTCAACGATCTTCGTATCCCAGCGGAGAACCTCGTCGGTGAGGAGGGCAACGGCTTCTACCAGATGCTCGATGGACTGAACGAGGAGCGACTGGTCATCGCCGCTGAGTGTATCGGCCTGGGCGAATTAGCAATCGACAGCGGCGTCCGATACGCGCGTGAACGCGAGGTATTCGGTCGTCAAATCGGGAAAAACCAGGCGATTCAGCATCCGTTCGCAGAGGCGTATGCGAACGTACAAGCGGCGAAGTCTCTAACCTACACCGCGGCAAACGCCGTCGCTAACGGCTCCGAGAGGGAGATTGGGACGCGAGCGAACATGGCGAAATTCCTGGCCGCAGAGGCGGCGTTCGACGCCGCCGACGCCGCCGTTCAGGCCCACGGCGGGTTCGGCGTGGCCCGCGAGTATGACGTCGAGCGCTACTTCAGGGAAGCGCGGTTGACCCGACTGGTTCCCATCGCACAGCAGCTCGTCCTGAACTACATCGGCGAAAAGGTTCTGGGACTCCCACGGTCGTACTGA
- a CDS encoding NAD(P)-dependent oxidoreductase, whose translation MMDTVGVVGLGNIGGRVAEVLLAEYEAVLFDIDENRLKELADQGAHAADSGADVGRRADVVLLSLPADEALLAATLDDDGVVEGLSEGDVLIDTSTVSPMASKRVADACAEAGIEFLDAPVSGGARNAATGSLTMLVGGPAETLDAVRPVLETIGETIHHVGETGAGASLKVINNYMFGMNQLVLSEGLAMARASGIDDEVFAETVADASGASYALDRNMERFILPDEFDSEFTLSLMCKDVTLAERFAADHEVSLLLGGASGLYRLAERLGYGDLDASAVVKLLVDE comes from the coding sequence ATGATGGATACCGTGGGCGTTGTCGGACTCGGAAACATCGGCGGTCGCGTCGCCGAAGTATTGCTCGCCGAATACGAAGCCGTCCTCTTCGACATCGACGAAAACCGACTCAAGGAGCTGGCCGACCAGGGCGCACACGCGGCCGATTCCGGGGCCGACGTCGGCCGGCGCGCCGACGTTGTGCTCCTGTCGCTTCCGGCCGACGAAGCGCTCCTCGCGGCGACCCTCGACGACGACGGCGTCGTCGAAGGTTTGTCCGAGGGGGACGTCCTCATCGACACTAGCACAGTCTCACCGATGGCCTCGAAACGGGTTGCGGATGCCTGTGCCGAGGCTGGGATCGAATTCCTCGACGCGCCGGTCAGCGGTGGCGCACGAAACGCGGCAACGGGGTCGCTCACGATGCTTGTCGGCGGCCCGGCGGAGACCCTTGACGCCGTTCGGCCCGTCCTCGAAACCATCGGCGAGACGATCCACCACGTAGGCGAGACCGGCGCCGGCGCCTCACTCAAGGTCATCAACAACTACATGTTCGGGATGAACCAGCTCGTATTGAGCGAGGGGCTGGCAATGGCTCGGGCATCCGGAATCGACGACGAGGTATTCGCCGAAACCGTCGCGGACGCCTCCGGGGCGTCCTACGCCCTCGATCGGAACATGGAACGCTTCATTCTCCCTGACGAGTTCGACTCTGAGTTCACGCTCTCACTCATGTGTAAGGACGTGACGCTCGCTGAGCGGTTCGCGGCCGATCACGAGGTCTCTCTGTTACTCGGCGGCGCCAGCGGCCTCTACCGACTCGCCGAGCGGTTGGGGTACGGCGATCTCGACGCTTCGGCGGTCGTGAAACTTCTCGTGGACGAGTAA
- a CDS encoding acetyl-CoA hydrolase/transferase C-terminal domain-containing protein, producing MEITERLSDDHEVTDAARAAATIPADATLAVSGFGSVGYPKEIPLALANDDRDLSLSIISGGSVGNEIDTALVEADAISRRYTYQARTASREAVNDRQIAFQDRHIARLGEDVLLGHLPKPNVAIVEAIAVGDGWFVPSTSIGQTRAFVEAADRLIVEINYEQPLSLQAFHDVYRVGLPPRSESIPLSSPGERIGNPMISFEQEKLEAVVETNVRDQPYEFRDPTPVDEAIAENLTDFLKTECTQNPAMAERIHLQFGVGGLGNALMGAFRSVDFGGRDIVYYGEVIQDGLLDMLDAGKLEVASATSFALSEEGQDRLFDNAERYAKNVILRPASLSNRPELVDKFGVVSVNSALEVDLYGHANSTHINGSQIVNGIGGSGDFTRNGQVSVIALSSTAADGSISRIVPMVPHVDHTEHDFGIVVTEHGVADLRALSPRECAEVLVDECADPTFRDDLSAYLKRADCGRGHIPHDLESVFTWTTNT from the coding sequence ATGGAGATCACAGAACGCCTCAGTGACGACCACGAAGTTACAGATGCAGCGAGGGCGGCCGCGACGATTCCGGCGGACGCAACGCTCGCTGTGAGCGGTTTCGGGAGTGTCGGTTACCCAAAAGAAATCCCTCTGGCGCTGGCCAATGACGACCGCGACCTGTCGCTATCCATCATCAGCGGCGGCAGCGTCGGAAACGAGATTGACACAGCGCTCGTTGAAGCCGACGCCATCTCTCGACGGTACACCTACCAGGCGCGAACGGCCTCACGTGAGGCAGTTAACGACCGGCAGATCGCCTTTCAGGATAGGCACATCGCCCGGTTAGGCGAAGACGTGTTGCTTGGACATCTCCCGAAACCGAACGTGGCTATCGTCGAAGCAATCGCGGTCGGAGACGGATGGTTCGTCCCGTCGACGTCGATCGGCCAGACGCGTGCGTTCGTCGAGGCGGCCGACCGGCTCATTGTCGAGATTAATTACGAGCAGCCGCTTTCCCTACAGGCGTTTCATGACGTGTATCGGGTAGGCCTCCCGCCGCGGAGCGAATCTATCCCGCTCTCGTCACCCGGCGAACGGATTGGCAATCCGATGATATCGTTCGAACAGGAGAAACTGGAAGCTGTCGTCGAAACGAACGTCCGCGATCAACCGTACGAGTTCCGCGACCCGACGCCAGTCGATGAAGCGATCGCCGAGAACCTCACGGACTTCCTCAAAACCGAGTGTACCCAAAACCCCGCCATGGCCGAACGCATTCACTTACAGTTCGGTGTCGGCGGTCTCGGAAATGCGCTCATGGGCGCATTTCGTTCCGTCGACTTCGGTGGCCGCGACATCGTGTATTACGGGGAAGTCATCCAGGACGGACTGCTCGACATGCTCGACGCCGGGAAACTCGAAGTCGCGAGTGCGACTTCGTTCGCGCTCTCCGAGGAGGGCCAGGATAGATTGTTCGACAACGCGGAACGGTACGCCAAAAACGTGATTCTCCGACCGGCTTCGCTCTCGAACAGACCGGAACTCGTAGACAAGTTCGGCGTCGTCTCGGTCAACAGCGCGCTCGAAGTGGACCTATACGGACACGCGAACTCGACGCACATCAATGGATCGCAGATCGTCAACGGGATTGGCGGCAGCGGCGACTTCACCCGGAACGGTCAAGTTTCGGTGATTGCGCTGTCCTCGACCGCCGCCGACGGAAGCATCTCCCGAATCGTGCCGATGGTTCCGCACGTCGATCATACAGAGCACGACTTCGGAATCGTTGTGACTGAACATGGCGTCGCGGACCTGCGCGCGCTATCGCCCCGCGAGTGTGCGGAGGTTCTCGTTGATGAGTGTGCAGACCCGACATTCCGTGACGATTTATCGGCCTATCTGAAGCGAGCCGACTGCGGACGCGGACACATCCCGCATGATCTCGAATCCGTCTTCACCTGGACGACCAACACGTGA
- a CDS encoding MaoC family dehydratase, with protein MSEKSDRRLVNGWHGRYYEDFEVGDVYKHPYGRTVTETDDVWITNVTMNLNPMHFNEAYASRTEFGERLVNGLVVIAMAVGMSVIDVSMNATANLGYDDVRHHAPVFHGDTLFAESEVVEKRDSESRDHVGIVTTELRAYNQDDELVLSLERSGMLLTREYARPSAAQPPGWPEGIGVQPSDLTTEE; from the coding sequence ATGTCCGAAAAGAGTGATCGCCGTCTCGTTAACGGATGGCACGGACGCTACTACGAGGATTTCGAAGTAGGCGATGTCTACAAGCATCCTTACGGTCGAACGGTGACCGAGACCGACGACGTGTGGATAACCAATGTCACGATGAATCTCAATCCGATGCATTTCAACGAGGCCTACGCTTCCCGGACGGAGTTCGGAGAGCGCCTCGTCAACGGGTTGGTCGTTATCGCTATGGCGGTCGGCATGAGCGTCATCGACGTGTCGATGAACGCTACGGCGAACCTCGGATACGACGATGTTCGACACCATGCCCCGGTCTTCCACGGCGACACGCTGTTCGCCGAGAGTGAGGTCGTCGAGAAACGCGACAGCGAATCGCGCGACCATGTGGGAATCGTCACGACCGAACTGCGCGCGTATAACCAGGACGACGAACTGGTGCTTTCGCTCGAACGGAGCGGAATGCTCCTGACGCGCGAGTACGCCCGCCCCTCGGCCGCCCAGCCGCCAGGCTGGCCGGAAGGTATCGGCGTTCAACCGTCGGACCTCACCACAGAGGAGTAA